From the Corythoichthys intestinalis isolate RoL2023-P3 chromosome 13, ASM3026506v1, whole genome shotgun sequence genome, one window contains:
- the LOC130927909 gene encoding zinc finger protein 771-like, which yields MSDVSQAHHPECQESPRIEEEFVHIKEDQEEYFNRVENPHIEEQQQPHPLEKEGEDHPNVKVEVVDIPKWTDEPLKGEDGGPSEASRRAEPPSGSSSSSSSKEGSQADNLIARPSESDNFTSHSLLSFRKYLGAKRQEPVSPGVKEDVELPQIKEEEPEPCQHKQFSFIKEEEQEMPYFKEKEAITTLTGEPLQSEDVPSEASRGAELPSGDGGSSSSTEGLQADIFFAPSDRNDATSHSPKNDDIHKISHRDNKLCKCPQCGKTFVNKYNCRTHMRSHTGEKPFSCSVCGQRFTQKSTLNTHTRTHTGEKPFSCSVCGLTFNHKNILQIHERTHTGEKPYSCSVCGQRFSRKGNLQTHERTHTGEKPFSCSVCGQRFAQKQHLKLHTRNHTREKPFSCLFCGQRFARKGYLTQHRRTHTGEKPFSCSVCGQRFTRKSTLLFHTRTHTGENPFPARFVVKDSLERIGLRDTCVGVRSLGQ from the exons ATGTCAGTCAAGCGCATCATCCTGAATGCCAGGAGTCTCCTCGCATAGAGGAAGAATTCGTCCACATTAAAGAGGATCAGGAGGAGTATTTCAATAGAGTGGAGAACCCCCACATTGAGGAGCAGCAGCAACCTCATCCCCTCGAAAAGGAGGGGGAGGACCATCCAAATGTTAAAGTGGAGGTGGTGGACATCCCCAAGTGGACTGATGAGCCCTTGAAGGGTGAAGATGGAGGTCCGAGTGAGGCCAGCAGACGGGCGGAGCCTCCAAgtggcagcagcagcagcagcagttcaAAAGAAGGATCCCAAGCAGACAACCTCATCGCTCGACCATCAGAGAGTGACAATTTCACATCACACTCCCTGCTCT CTTTCAGAAAATATCTTGGTGCTAAGCGGCAGGAGCCAGTATCTCCTGGTGTTAAAGAGGATGTTgagctcccccaaatcaaagaggaggagCCAGAGCCCTGTCAACATAAGCAATTTTCATTCATAAAGGAGGAGGAGCAGGAGATGCCATATTTTAAAGAGAAGGAAGCTATCACCACGTTGACTGGTGAGCCCTTGCAGAGTGAAGATGTTCCGAGTGAGGCCAGCAGAGGGGCGGAGCTTCCAAGCGGCGACGGCGGCAGCAGTAGCTCAACAGAAGGATTGCAAGCAGACATTTTCTTCGCTCCATCAGACAGAAATGACGCCACGTCACACTCACCTAAAAATGATGATATTCATAAGATATCTCACCGTGACAACAAACTCTGTAAATGCCctcagtgtgggaaaacctttgTTAATAAGTATAACTGTCGCACGCATATGAGGAGCCACACTGGTgagaaacctttttcctgctcagtttgtggtcaaagattcactcagaaaagcaccttaaacacacacacaagaacccatacTGGTGAAAAACCATTTTCCTGCTCTGTTTGTGGTCTAACATTCAATCACAAGAACATCTTACAAATacacgaaagaacccacacgGGAGAAAAACCTTACTCctgttcagtttgtggtcaacgaTTCAGTCGCAAGGGCAACTTACAAACacacgaaagaacccacaccggagaaaaacctttttcctgctcagtttgtggtcaaagatttgcTCAAAAGCAACACTTGAAACTGCACACAAGAAACCACAccagagaaaaacctttttcctgcttgttttgtggtcaaagattcgcgcGGAAAGGCTacttaacacaacacagacgaacccacactggagaaaaacctttttcctgctcagtttgtggtcaaagattcactcgCAAGAGCACCTTGCTCttccacacaagaacccacactggcgaaaacccttttcctgctcggtttgtggtcaaggattcactcgAAAGGATTGGTTTAAGAGACACGTGTGTTGGTGTGAGAAGCCTTGGCCAATGA